Proteins encoded by one window of Enterobacter hormaechei subsp. xiangfangensis:
- the chiQ gene encoding ChiQ/YbfN family lipoprotein produces the protein MNKRVIVALLTFGLVACAQDQVPKEDSRLKEAYSACINTAQGSPEKIEACQSVLNVLKKDKAHEQFATQENVRVMDYQACIQARKTGNDQEVAKRCDKIWNEIRNNNK, from the coding sequence ATGAATAAAAGGGTAATCGTTGCGTTGCTGACCTTCGGGCTGGTGGCATGCGCGCAGGATCAGGTGCCGAAAGAGGACTCCCGTCTGAAAGAGGCCTACAGCGCGTGCATCAATACCGCACAGGGTTCACCTGAGAAGATTGAGGCCTGTCAAAGCGTGCTGAACGTGCTGAAAAAAGACAAAGCCCATGAGCAATTCGCCACGCAGGAAAACGTTCGCGTAATGGATTACCAGGCCTGTATTCAGGCGCGTAAAACCGGTAACGATCAGGAAGTGGCGAAGCGTTGCGATAAGATCTGGAACGAGATACGCAATAACAATAAATAA
- the potE gene encoding putrescine-ornithine antiporter, with protein MSKANKMGVVQLTILTMVNMMGSGIIMLPTKLAEVGTISIISWLVTAMGSMALAWAFAKCGMFSRKSGEMGGYAEYAFGKSGNFMANYTYGVSLLIANVAIAISAVGYGTELFGATLTPVQIGLATIGVLWICTVANFGGARITGQLSSITVWGVIIPVVGLCIIGWFWFSPTLYANSWNPHHVPFFTAVGSSIAMTLWAFLGLESACANAEVVENPEKNVPIAVLGGTLGAAVIYIVSTNVIAGIVPNMDLANSTAPFGLAFAQMFTPEVGKVIMGLMVMSCCGSLLGWQFTIAQVFKSSADEGYFPKIFSRVTKADAPVQGMLAIVIFQSGLSLMTISPSLNSQFNVLVNLAVVTNIIPYILSMAALVIIQKVAKVDPRKARAANIVALIGAIYSFYALYSSGQEAMLYGAMVTFMGWTLYGLVSPRFELKNKHS; from the coding sequence ATGAGTAAGGCCAACAAGATGGGCGTGGTGCAACTCACTATTCTCACCATGGTGAATATGATGGGTTCGGGGATCATCATGCTGCCCACCAAGCTCGCTGAAGTGGGGACGATTTCGATTATCTCCTGGCTTGTTACCGCCATGGGTTCGATGGCGCTGGCATGGGCCTTTGCCAAGTGCGGAATGTTCAGCCGCAAGTCCGGCGAGATGGGTGGCTATGCCGAATATGCGTTCGGTAAGTCCGGTAACTTTATGGCGAACTATACCTACGGCGTGTCGCTGCTGATCGCCAACGTGGCGATTGCCATTTCCGCTGTCGGTTACGGCACGGAGCTGTTTGGGGCGACGCTGACCCCGGTGCAGATTGGGCTGGCAACCATCGGCGTGCTGTGGATCTGTACCGTCGCCAACTTTGGCGGCGCGCGCATCACCGGACAACTTAGCAGCATTACCGTCTGGGGCGTGATTATCCCGGTTGTCGGCCTGTGCATCATCGGCTGGTTCTGGTTCAGCCCGACCCTGTACGCCAACTCCTGGAATCCGCATCACGTACCGTTCTTCACTGCCGTGGGATCGTCCATCGCCATGACGCTATGGGCCTTCCTCGGGCTGGAGTCAGCCTGTGCGAATGCGGAAGTGGTGGAAAACCCGGAGAAAAATGTGCCGATCGCGGTACTCGGCGGGACGCTGGGGGCGGCGGTGATCTATATCGTCTCGACCAACGTGATTGCGGGAATTGTGCCCAACATGGATCTGGCCAACTCCACGGCGCCGTTCGGGCTGGCGTTTGCGCAGATGTTTACGCCGGAGGTAGGGAAAGTGATCATGGGACTGATGGTGATGTCCTGCTGCGGCTCGCTGCTGGGCTGGCAGTTCACCATCGCTCAGGTGTTTAAATCCTCGGCTGACGAAGGCTATTTCCCGAAAATCTTCTCCCGCGTGACCAAAGCGGATGCGCCAGTGCAAGGGATGCTGGCGATTGTCATCTTCCAGAGTGGTTTGTCGCTGATGACCATCAGCCCGTCACTGAACAGCCAGTTTAACGTGCTGGTCAACCTGGCGGTGGTGACGAACATCATTCCGTACATTTTGTCGATGGCGGCGCTGGTGATTATTCAGAAGGTGGCGAAGGTTGATCCGCGCAAAGCCCGTGCGGCCAATATTGTGGCGCTGATTGGCGCAATTTACAGCTTCTATGCGCTCTATTCCTCCGGCCAGGAAGCGATGCTGTATGGTGCGATGGTGACCTTTATGGGCTGGACGCTGTACGGTCTGGTGTCGCCGAGATTTGAATTGAAGAACAAGCACAGTTAG
- the fldA gene encoding flavodoxin FldA produces the protein MAIIGIFFGSDTGNTENIAKNIQKQLGKDVADVHDIAKSSKEDLEGYDILLLGIPTWYYGEAQCDWDDFFPTLEEVDFNGKLVALFGCGDQEDYAEYFCDALGTIRDIIEPRGAAIVGHWPTAGYHFEASKGLADDDHFVGLAIDEDRQPELTAERVEKWVKQVREELNLDDILNA, from the coding sequence ATGGCAATCATCGGCATTTTCTTTGGCAGTGATACCGGCAATACTGAAAATATCGCAAAAAACATTCAAAAACAGCTCGGTAAAGACGTTGCTGATGTGCATGACATCGCCAAGAGCAGCAAAGAAGATCTCGAGGGCTATGACATCCTGCTGCTGGGCATCCCCACCTGGTACTACGGTGAAGCACAGTGTGACTGGGACGATTTCTTCCCGACGCTGGAAGAAGTAGACTTCAACGGCAAGCTGGTTGCCCTGTTTGGCTGTGGCGATCAGGAAGACTATGCTGAGTATTTCTGTGATGCGCTGGGCACTATTCGCGACATCATTGAGCCACGCGGTGCGGCGATCGTCGGTCACTGGCCAACGGCGGGTTACCATTTCGAAGCTTCCAAAGGTCTGGCAGATGACGATCACTTCGTTGGCCTGGCCATTGATGAAGACCGTCAGCCAGAGCTGACCGCTGAGCGTGTAGAAAAATGGGTTAAGCAGGTTCGTGAAGAGCTGAACCTGGACGATATCCTTAACGCCTGA
- the ybfF gene encoding esterase, which produces MKLNTRAQTAQSPNNNSPIVLVHGLFGSLDNLGVLARDLVTDHEILQVDMRNHGLSGRSEEMTYAAMAQDLRDTLDANNIQKATLIGHSMGGKAVMALTALAPERISGLVVIDVAPVNYDVRRHDEIFAAINAVTEAGVATRQQAAAVMREHLDEEGVVQFLLKSFVDGQWRFNVPVLWDQYSHIVGWEAVPAWPHPTLFIRGGNSPYVTDAYRDALLAQFPQARAHVIAGAGHWVHAEKPDAVLRAIRRYLTDTAN; this is translated from the coding sequence ATGAAATTGAATACCCGAGCGCAAACTGCACAATCGCCGAACAATAATTCTCCCATCGTACTGGTTCACGGCCTGTTTGGTAGCCTGGATAATCTGGGTGTGCTGGCGCGCGATTTAGTGACCGATCACGAGATCCTCCAGGTTGATATGCGCAATCACGGTCTTTCAGGGCGCTCGGAGGAGATGACCTACGCAGCCATGGCGCAGGATCTGCGGGACACCCTCGATGCGAATAATATTCAGAAAGCGACGCTTATCGGGCATTCAATGGGCGGTAAAGCGGTGATGGCGCTCACTGCGCTGGCACCTGAGCGAATTTCCGGGCTGGTGGTCATCGACGTTGCGCCCGTCAATTACGACGTTCGCCGTCACGATGAGATTTTTGCCGCCATCAATGCGGTCACCGAAGCGGGTGTCGCAACCCGCCAACAGGCGGCTGCCGTTATGCGCGAGCATCTTGATGAAGAAGGCGTGGTCCAGTTCCTGCTGAAATCGTTTGTTGACGGGCAATGGCGCTTTAACGTCCCGGTGCTGTGGGATCAGTATTCGCATATTGTGGGCTGGGAAGCCGTCCCCGCCTGGCCGCACCCTACCCTTTTTATTCGCGGCGGCAACTCCCCTTACGTCACTGACGCGTACCGTGACGCGCTGCTGGCGCAATTCCCGCAGGCTCGCGCTCACGTCATTGCGGGTGCCGGGCACTGGGTCCACGCGGAAAAACCGGATGCCGTCCTGCGCGCCATTCGCCGCTATCTTACTGATACAGCGAATTGA
- the seqA gene encoding replication initiation negative regulator SeqA — MKTIEVDDELYQYIASQTRHIGESASDILRRMLKISAASQPTPVTKDVVSQPSVVAQVKPAVMPAKDKVRAMRELLLSDEYAEQKKAVNRFMLVLSTLYSLDNNAFAEATESLHGRTRVYFAGDEQTLLQNGNQTKPKHVPGTPYWVITNTNTGRKCSMIEHIMQSMQFPAELIEKVCGTI; from the coding sequence ATGAAAACAATCGAAGTTGATGACGAACTCTATCAGTATATTGCCAGCCAGACGCGGCATATTGGGGAGAGCGCGTCCGACATTTTACGGCGCATGCTTAAAATTTCCGCCGCCTCACAGCCCACTCCTGTCACTAAAGATGTCGTGTCTCAGCCGAGCGTTGTTGCACAAGTAAAACCTGCCGTCATGCCGGCAAAGGACAAAGTGCGCGCGATGCGCGAGCTGCTGCTGTCCGATGAATATGCCGAGCAGAAAAAGGCCGTTAACCGCTTTATGCTGGTGCTGTCTACACTTTACTCACTGGATAACAACGCATTTGCAGAAGCGACAGAGTCGCTGCACGGTCGCACGCGCGTTTATTTCGCAGGCGACGAGCAGACCTTGCTGCAAAATGGCAACCAAACCAAACCCAAACACGTTCCCGGTACGCCATACTGGGTGATCACCAATACCAATACGGGCCGCAAGTGCAGCATGATCGAACATATCATGCAGTCCATGCAGTTCCCGGCGGAATTGATCGAAAAGGTTTGCGGTACAATTTAA
- the fur gene encoding ferric iron uptake transcriptional regulator, which yields MTDNNTALKKAGLKVTLPRLKILEVLQGPDNHHVSAEDLYKRLIDMGEEIGLATVYRVLNQFDDAGIVTRHNFEGGKSVFELTQQHHHDHLICLDCGKVIEFSDDSIESRQREIAARHGIRLTNHSLYLYGHCAEGDCRENEHAHDAK from the coding sequence ATGACTGACAACAATACCGCATTAAAGAAAGCTGGCCTGAAAGTAACGCTTCCTCGGTTAAAAATCCTTGAAGTGCTTCAGGGGCCAGACAATCACCATGTCAGTGCGGAAGACCTTTATAAGCGTCTTATCGATATGGGTGAAGAGATTGGGCTGGCAACCGTCTATCGTGTGCTGAACCAGTTTGATGACGCGGGCATTGTTACTCGTCATAATTTCGAAGGCGGTAAATCCGTGTTCGAGCTGACTCAGCAGCACCACCACGATCACCTGATCTGCCTCGACTGTGGCAAGGTCATTGAATTTAGCGATGATTCCATTGAATCGCGCCAGCGTGAAATCGCCGCCCGTCATGGCATCCGCCTGACCAACCACAGCCTGTACCTGTACGGTCACTGTGCTGAAGGTGATTGCCGCGAAAATGAACATGCGCACGACGCAAAATAA
- the ybfE gene encoding LexA regulated protein has translation MAKEQTDRTTLDLFANERRPGRPKTNPLSRDEQLRINKRNQLKRDKNRGLKRVELKLNADAVDALNELADARNISRSELIEEMLIAQLETLRGKA, from the coding sequence ATGGCCAAAGAACAAACGGACCGTACGACACTAGATCTGTTCGCGAATGAGCGTCGACCGGGACGACCGAAAACGAATCCGCTTTCGCGCGATGAACAGCTGCGTATCAATAAACGCAACCAGCTTAAACGCGATAAAAATCGTGGGCTTAAGCGTGTCGAACTGAAGCTGAATGCCGATGCCGTCGATGCGCTTAACGAGTTAGCTGACGCGCGCAACATCAGCCGCAGCGAACTGATCGAAGAGATGCTGATCGCCCAGCTTGAGACGTTACGCGGCAAGGCGTGA
- the pgm gene encoding phosphoglucomutase (alpha-D-glucose-1,6-bisphosphate-dependent) — protein sequence MANHSRAGQPAQQRDLINVAQLTAQYYVLKPVVGNAEHAVKFGTSGHRGSAARHSFNEPHILAIAQAIAEERAKNGVTGPCYVGKDTHALSEPAFISVLEVLAANGVDVIVQENNGFTPTPAVSNAILVHNKKGGAQADGIVITPSHNPPEDGGIKYNPPNGGPADTNVTKVVEDRANALLANGLNGVKRISLDEAMASGHVKEQDLVQPFVEGLADIVDMAAIQKAGLKLGVDPLGGSGIEYWKRIAEHYKLDLTIVNDHVDQTFRFMHLDKDGAIRMDCSSECAMAGLLALRDKFDLAFANDPDYDRHGIVTPAGLMNPNHYLAVAINYLFQHRPQWGKEVAVGKTLVSSAMIDRVVDALGRKLVEVPVGFKWFVDGLHDGSFGFGGEESAGASFLRFDGTPWSTDKDGIIMCLLAAEITAVTGKNPQEHYNELAERFGAPSYNRIQAGATSAQKAALSKLSPEMVSASTLAGDPITARLTAAPGNGASIGGLKVMTENGWFAARPSGTEDAYKIYCESFLGAEHRQQIEKEAVEIVSEVLKNA from the coding sequence ATGGCAAATCACAGCCGTGCAGGACAACCTGCGCAACAACGCGATTTGATTAACGTCGCTCAACTGACCGCGCAGTACTACGTGCTGAAACCGGTGGTGGGCAACGCAGAACACGCAGTGAAGTTTGGTACATCTGGCCACCGCGGCAGCGCGGCGCGCCACAGCTTTAACGAACCGCACATTCTGGCCATTGCTCAGGCCATCGCGGAAGAGCGCGCCAAAAATGGCGTCACCGGTCCGTGCTATGTAGGGAAAGATACCCACGCCCTGTCTGAACCTGCTTTTATCTCCGTGCTGGAAGTGCTGGCGGCGAACGGCGTAGACGTGATTGTTCAGGAGAACAACGGTTTCACGCCAACGCCTGCGGTGTCTAACGCTATTCTGGTACACAACAAAAAAGGTGGCGCGCAGGCTGACGGCATTGTGATCACCCCGTCCCACAACCCACCGGAAGATGGCGGCATCAAGTACAACCCACCAAACGGTGGCCCGGCGGATACCAACGTCACGAAAGTGGTGGAAGATCGCGCCAACGCGTTACTGGCTAACGGTCTGAACGGCGTGAAGCGTATCTCACTGGATGAAGCCATGGCCTCCGGCCACGTGAAAGAGCAGGATCTGGTTCAGCCGTTCGTGGAAGGGCTGGCGGATATCGTCGATATGGCCGCTATCCAGAAAGCCGGTCTGAAGCTGGGCGTGGATCCACTGGGCGGCTCCGGTATTGAATACTGGAAACGCATTGCCGAGCACTACAAGCTGGATCTGACCATCGTGAACGATCACGTCGATCAGACCTTCCGCTTTATGCACCTGGACAAAGACGGCGCGATCCGTATGGACTGCTCCTCCGAATGCGCAATGGCTGGCCTGCTGGCGCTGCGCGACAAGTTCGATCTGGCGTTTGCTAACGACCCGGACTACGACCGTCACGGTATCGTCACCCCGGCTGGGCTGATGAACCCGAACCACTACCTGGCTGTGGCCATTAATTATCTCTTCCAGCACCGTCCGCAGTGGGGCAAAGAGGTCGCGGTGGGTAAAACGCTGGTCTCTTCCGCCATGATTGACCGTGTGGTCGATGCGCTGGGCCGCAAGCTGGTGGAAGTGCCGGTGGGCTTCAAGTGGTTTGTTGACGGTCTGCACGACGGCAGCTTCGGCTTTGGCGGTGAAGAGAGCGCGGGGGCATCCTTCCTGCGCTTCGACGGCACCCCATGGTCAACCGATAAAGACGGCATCATCATGTGCCTGCTGGCGGCGGAAATCACCGCGGTCACCGGTAAGAACCCGCAGGAACATTACAACGAGCTGGCGGAACGTTTTGGTGCGCCAAGCTATAACCGTATCCAGGCTGGCGCCACGTCTGCGCAAAAAGCAGCTCTGTCAAAACTCTCTCCGGAGATGGTCAGCGCCAGCACCCTGGCAGGTGACCCGATCACCGCGCGTCTGACGGCGGCACCGGGTAACGGCGCATCCATCGGCGGCCTGAAGGTGATGACCGAAAACGGCTGGTTCGCCGCGCGTCCATCCGGTACGGAAGATGCGTACAAAATCTATTGCGAAAGCTTCCTCGGCGCTGAGCATCGTCAGCAGATTGAGAAAGAAGCGGTAGAGATTGTCAGCGAAGTGCTGAAAAACGCGTAA